The Archocentrus centrarchus isolate MPI-CPG fArcCen1 chromosome 24, fArcCen1, whole genome shotgun sequence DNA segment ctgtcagttcatagaaagtgaaggaaaagcctcagcagggccccgggatgaaaggtggctgagaGTCGACTTTTCTCATGAAGCATCATAATGCGTCCCTGCAGCTTTGGGGACTGGACCGCGTGATTACGAGTCttcaccgctgtgtttgcagctgcgctatttgctgataaactggacacactgcgcagtttatgcagcgtttttccgactgtgaagtgcagaaattcacattacagtttgtacctgaaaaatttgcaacttttcatcagtttgaaatatattcatttttcctaatgtgatttttgaagaataatatatttttatattttatttaatttgttgagGAAAAatctgctgtattctggccagtcaaatttattttactgatttaaataattatttttaatcctgttcggcCCGCGGCTCAGaatgtgtcttcaattttggcccgtcctGCGACTGACAGCcctgctctgtgtgaaacaaacagcgtggatggagcagctacccCAGTTCAAACCCCTGGGGTTTTGGactgtggggtggctgtagctcagtaggtagagcaggtcacctacagcggttcgaatcctggctactccgggctacatgccaatgtatccttgggcaagatacttaaccccaagttgctctccgactgttctgtcggagtatgaatgcgtgtgaatgttaggtaattaaaagcacttagctttgtaaaaatggaagtgcttgtatgaatgggagtgcatgggtgaatgcaaacaggttgtataagcgctttgagtgctctgactgagtagaaaagcgttatataagaactagtccatttaccatttaccatttttgaccaggatatgtccttcaatattaaacaaacaaatatgtaggaccgcttttttgcatttgcgcattatttctaaaattagaaacatcctttctcagagtgatgctgaaaagctcattcatgcatttattacttctaggctggattattgtaattcattattatcaggctgtcctaaaagcttcctgaaaagccttcagctgatcaaaaatgctgcagctagagtactgacagggactagaaagagagagcagatttctcacatattggcttctcttcattggctccctgttaaatctagaatagaatttaaaatctttctcatcacctacaaggtcttgaataatcaggccccatcttatctcaaagacctcatagtaccatatcaccccaacagagcacttctctctcagactgctggcttacttgtggttcctaggatacttaagagtagaatgggaggcagagccttcagctttcaggcgcctcttctgtggaaccagcttccagcttggattcgggagacagacaccctctctatttttaagattaggcttaaacctttcctttatgatcaagcttatagttagggctggatcaggtgaccctgaaccctcccttagttatgctgctatagacctagtctgctggggggttcacataatgcactgtttcttctcattcaccttatttactttgtttatactccactctgcatttaatcattaattgatattaatctctggctctcttccacagcatgtctttctctcccctcagcccaaccggtcgcggcagatgaccccccctccctgagcctggttctgctggaggtttcttcctgttaaaagggagtttttcctttccactgtcgccaagtgccgctcatagggggtcgttttgactgttgggttttctctgtattattgtagggtctttacccacaatacaaagcgccttgaggcgacagtttgttgtgatttggcgctatataaataaaattgaattgaattgaattgaattgaattgctttGGTCTGAGCGCActgtctcagtaacggctccgaCAGACTgcactaaaacagctgctgcagtgtttttgttgaaaaactgggggctgcatgagagTAGAAAATTGCTGTGGGGCCATTTTTAAttgctaatcagggattaaagcataaaaatattctgACGGAGACACTTGAtactgtggggggggggcaccaaacaatcgcacaaacgaaaccacaatagtgtgattaccaccagattgtggttatagtgatgttctggtggctacagctgatttaaggaaaaaatagcagctgacgttctctgcacagccagtaaaaccacacagactatggaggcgtggaaaaaacttgtcagtgatgatcatgcctgaaattttcattcgatcttcgtttttcttcttacttctcctcattcatgctggCTGTCATTTCAATTTCTGCAGCCGTGAAATCAAGTGCGCATGACCTTAGGGATATCAAATGTGCACACTGTGAACTTTCCCTGgactgtggtagattgtaacttgcagtgaaataatagagGCGCAAGTagcgataaaagcagcgatCTACCCGGTGCGGAGTCCGCGgggctcctgtttgctgaatgcagacacagcagagctccgaaagtgaagcgtcTCAGCCCGGCGGCGccttgcgatcaaccgctagaacactacacacacgcacaaaacgcaccatccgcatcctctcaacgtttactgtgttcatatgtgtagatcacttattcatggacttataaaatacaagacttctatggcataacttaccgactgtctttaaatgggacaggCTGAACGGGATCATGAAAATCATAGCTGGGCTGAGCTGGTCGTGCCAGCGccctgctgcagagcagctggGAGCAGGCCGGCCACCACACTTTCTAACAACTAACAATCATTCACAGCACCGACTCATCTGACAGCATCTCTCAGATAGTCTCAGGATACGTCTGACCATCAGTCCAACCCAACTCCATTCACTTTACACATACATAAAGTGAATATACACAGTTAAACCGCATGAACTCAACcacactgactgactgtgtGCTTGATAAAGTGCAATAATATTAATAAGTGACCGTGTGCGGACTTTCAATTCCGGCCGGTACCTGAGCTGAAGATCGTAAAACGACTAATTCACAAAGTCCGAGTGAACAAACAGCGGGGTTAGCTCAGAGAGCGCACTGTGATTGGATGGAAGATGGACGACTGGGAGGAGCCCGAGAGGCGGGTGCGTAGCACGCGCACGTACGCATGCGCAGGCACGTCGAACATATGGAATGTTCACGTCACAAAATCAAAGAGATAGAATGTAACGTTTGAAGTTTAAAAGGCGGTTTCAGATTCTAAACCTTTGAACACAACTCAGACCTCTCAGCTGCTGCAAAGACGTTTCGTGGCTGCAAGAACCAAATAGTTGGAAACAACCTGGAAAACGTGGAAAACAGTTGTAAAGAAACGGACTACATTGTTGGAAAAGCTGAAATACTCTGTAAAACTCACATCCACACAGAATAAGGTAAAACGAACAAAACCAGTTGTGCATTTCTTTCATCTCTATATTTTGATAGatgaattttatttgtaatgcaGAGTTCTGCagtcgaggctgtaggagaggaaaaacatctttggagagacaaaaagtgaacaaaaacaGCCTCAATATATTTAGAagtacaaatgaactttatgaaataacttaataactttaatgctttgcctagacccacattacatagatcaaatttgtcccatattgtttaatgttagaatatcaaatttaatgaaaacactgtgggactgcctcctcctttatctgggccactgttgccaacttgtgtaagaaaactcggctgtctcaaaggttgataaaagCTGACAGGTGTgcacatatatgtatattatcTGATCTATTTGGATGCAGCCAGCTTTTAAATTTGGTTAACAGTGATTATTTCAAAGTCCCATGGCAGAACTTTTTGCTGATGTGTCATAAATACCTAAAAATCCGATTGTCTTTCTAGATGCCAGGAGAAATGGGAGAAGAGGTTTGCATGCATTTAAAGTTGCCCCTGGTGACTCCCGAATCCCTTGAGGTGGCATGCCCGCGCTGTAACTGCGAGGAGTGCTGGTGTGCTGACCCCGAGGACGCTGAACACGTCGAGCAGCACAGCACAGAAATGTTAGGATTAAGTGACTGTTcatcagagagttcagactgcaTGGAGGATTTGGATCCTGAACCAGCTCCACAGCATTCTGATCACTCAGAATCACATCACTTCACAAGTGCTTCTTCACATCCTCCCTGTCCTGAGTACCTGATCAACGGGACCTTTGTTACTGTGGTTCTTGCCAAGTTGGTTGAACACATTGCTGCTAACACCAGATCATCCATACTAAACGTGGATCTTGATCAGTTAGTGTACGGTGTTACAAGGAGGACCATGGGCATGCTGACATTTGCTCTCCCACAAAGGGTTCACAGCCTGCACATCTccatctacaaaaaactgtgCCAGATATTTGGATCAAAATATGTGCTGCAGGCTCTGATGGAAGCAGGCGATGAAGAATTTGAGTTAGAGGTTTCTAAGACTTTAATATCAGTGCTCAAAAAGTCTAAGACCTCTAAGAACACTTTCAATCCCGGGACCCTTTCTCCAGTTCCTGAGATTCAAACTCCAGAACCTGACGGTGAAAACTGGAGTGGAAAAGCTTCTCCACTTCCCGAGATTGAAACTCCAGAGCCTGACGGTGAAGAATGGAGTGGAAAAGCTTCTCTGGTTCCCGAGATTGAAACTCCAGAGCCTGACGGTGAAGACTGGAGTGGAAAAGCTTCTCCACTTCCCGAGATTGAAACTCCAGAGCCTGATGGTGAAGAATGGAGTGGAAAAGCTTCTCCGGTTCCTGAGATTCAAACTCCAGAACCTGACGGTGAAGACTGGAGTGGAAAAGCTTCTCCTGTTCCTGAGGGTGAAACTCCAGAGCCTGACGGTGAAGACTGGAGTGGAAAAGCTTCTCTGGTTCCTGAGAATCAGACATCAGAAgctcagagagaagaaaagagagaacaaaCATCGCCCTCACGTCCAAAAAGATCACTGGGCAGAACTATCAGGAAGAAGCTTTCACGCTGGGCTTCTCGTGTTGTGAATTTCTTTAATGACGGCCTGGACAGTGAAATTCACAGGCTTGACTTTTCAGTCACATCTCCAGTTTGGACAAACCCTCTTCTTTAGTGTCCaaaacagttttacattttttcagtgAGAGTACCAACTTTTCTCaccccccaaccagtcgcggcagatgactgcccctccctgagcccggttctgccggaggtttcttcctgtttaagggagtttttccttcccactgtcgccaagtgcttgctcacagggggtcgttttgattgttggggttttttcttATATTGTTGGGTCCTTTGCCTGACAATATAAAGGTTCAATTTGATGCTACACACAGTACcagtgactggtactgtgtgtatatatacag contains these protein-coding regions:
- the LOC115774572 gene encoding uncharacterized protein LOC115774572, whose amino-acid sequence is MPGEMGEEVCMHLKLPLVTPESLEVACPRCNCEECWCADPEDAEHVEQHSTEMLGLSDCSSESSDCMEDLDPEPAPQHSDHSESHHFTSASSHPPCPEYLINGTFVTVVLAKLVEHIAANTRSSILNVDLDQLVYGVTRRTMGMLTFALPQRVHSLHISIYKKLCQIFGSKYVLQALMEAGDEEFELEVSKTLISVLKKSKTSKNTFNPGTLSPVPEIQTPEPDGENWSGKASPLPEIETPEPDGEEWSGKASLVPEIETPEPDGEDWSGKASPLPEIETPEPDGEEWSGKASPVPEIQTPEPDGEDWSGKASPVPEGETPEPDAETEALLLLLLLAAVAALGLRSPSVSQEVAPSFADSYRLCRLSKLKSPKPVEGLTLVTADLNLLPAQCEDGGAGIATF